A part of Podarcis muralis chromosome 15, rPodMur119.hap1.1, whole genome shotgun sequence genomic DNA contains:
- the LOC114585802 gene encoding C-C motif chemokine 4-like, translating to MNASQSPRAWAVAALLVLALCLSASAAPVGSDPPTSCCFTYTAKKIPRNYIADFYETNSRCSQPGVVFTTKKGREICANPAEKWVQEYMDHFELN from the exons ATGAATGCTTCTCAATCTCCACGTGCCTGGGCTGTGGCCGCCCTCCTGGTACTGGCCCTCTGCCTCTCGGCCAGCGCTGCTCCAG TGGGGTCCGACCCTCCAACTTCCTGCTGCTTCACCTACACGGCAAAGAAGATCCCCCGGAACTACATTGCTGACTTTTACGAAACAAACAGCAGGTGCTCTCAGCCAGGTGTTGT GTTCACCACAAAGAAGGGCCGGGAGATCTGTGCCAACCCCGCAGAGAAATGGGTCCAAGAATACATGGACCACTTCGAGCTGAACTGA